The window TTTTCAAATGCTTCTGATTACAATTGCCGCCGCTGTGACTGTTTATCTATTGCGCTATATCCTGCGTGGGCAGGTCGGAGATCGTATCGTTCGATTTTTAGTCAACGCTTTTCATTTTGAAAATTCGGACGCACAGAAAATCTATCAGTTAGTGATTCGCAACAATATGGACATGATTCTTTTTGTTGTAATTCTAATATTTTTAGTTATCCTTTTTCGATTTTCTGTTTCTTGGTTCACAAAATATTTTGATGAAATCAGCGCTGGAATGGATAAACTTACTGAGGAATCCGATGCAGAAATTACATTATCACCGGAATTGGATTTTATGGAAAATAAGCTTAATCAAATAAAAAACAATCTGGAAAAACAAAAGAAGGCTGCTCTTGATGCGGAGCAGCGCAAAAATGATTTGGTCGTTTACTTGGCCCATGATATAAAGACACCTCTAACCTCTGTTATAGGATATTTAAGTCTTCTGGATGAAGCTCCTGATATGCCTCCTGAACAGAAGGCAAAGTATGTCGGTATTACCTTGGAAAAAGCTTATCGATTAGAGGAGCTTATCAATGAGTTTTTTGAGATCACAAGATTTAATCTTCAAACAATTGTTTTGAATAAAGAAAA is drawn from Desulforamulus ruminis DSM 2154 and contains these coding sequences:
- the vanS gene encoding vancomycin resistance histidine kinase VanS; amino-acid sequence: MAIKLKSKRDKRRNDYTKLKGKVFFQMLLITIAAAVTVYLLRYILRGQVGDRIVRFLVNAFHFENSDAQKIYQLVIRNNMDMILFVVILIFLVILFRFSVSWFTKYFDEISAGMDKLTEESDAEITLSPELDFMENKLNQIKNNLEKQKKAALDAEQRKNDLVVYLAHDIKTPLTSVIGYLSLLDEAPDMPPEQKAKYVGITLEKAYRLEELINEFFEITRFNLQTIVLNKEKINLLFMLQQMADEFYPMLTPQGKQVSVNVPDGLTLWGDADKLARVFNNILKNAIAYSYENSGIDISAQQQDKNIVITFTNQGNPIPQGKLNSIFEKFYRLDTARSTSTGGAGLGLAIAQEIVTAHDGTISVESNPENTTFTVKLPL